Genomic segment of Neoarius graeffei isolate fNeoGra1 chromosome 7, fNeoGra1.pri, whole genome shotgun sequence:
cgtggtgagcagaagagcatctcagcatgcaccagCCGAAGACCACATTAGGGTCCACCTCtgctagccaagaacaggaatcttagaatcaagaacaagttcctattaaagtggccagtgagtgtagcctATGTTTAAAGGTACCGACTGCAAAGTTatctgaaatttttttaatgtgcatggcattttcctgtcttgcaagaacaatatcatgcggacgagatgtgatcattttgatgtgctgagggtcgcttttctccgtttcggaaccgttttcctccctcttgaggtaaacactaTGGCTCTATGGAAACAGCCAAatgcaaggagctttaactaattagcataactatgaaaccttgtatgggcggcacggtcgtgtagtggttagcgctgtcgcctcacagcaagaaggtccgggttcgagccccggggccggcgagggcctttctgtgtggagtttgcatgttctccccgtgtccgtgtgggtttcctccaggtgctccggtttcccccacagtccaaagacatgcaggttaggttaactggtgactctaaattgaccgtaggtgtgaatgtgagtgtgaatggttgtctgtgtccatgtgtcagccctgtgatgacctggtgacttgtccagggtgtaccccgcctttcgcctgtagtcagctgggataggctccagcttgcctgcgaccctgtagaacaggataaaacggctagagataatgagatgaaacctcgtcacaccaagatggtgatgtgcagaaaacatcatgactctgcatcaaCTTTGGAAAGTTTTGAGTCATagggatatatgtgtgtgtgtgtgtgtgtgtgtgtgtgtgtgtgtgtgtgtgtgtgtgtgtttgtgtcagtCACCCAGTAAGGATCTCCCTTGAGTGGACCCAACATGCAGACAAACATTGGCTGCTGGAGAAGAGCGAACAGAGCGCTGATTAGAGACTGCAGGCCCGTCAGAGTGCCAAAGTGGTTAGATGGGTACCTGACAACCAGGAAAGTGAACATTATCTTGCACACGATTTAAtatttcattatgcatttaaacaCACAAAACTGCACACACAAAACAGGAGTGGTCAAATCCATCACACTTTCCTGGTAAACAGCCTGTGGCTCGAATGCATCAGCTTTAAATCAGTAGATAAGTATAGAGTGCTTTGTAAGCTGGAAAAGAATTGTTAATTGGCTATAATGAAGTTTTCTCCAACTGATCAGAAAAAAGTACAAGATGAAGAAcgatcaaagagagagagagaaaactaaaAACAAAGGTGGAGGAAGTGATAGGTGTGATTATAAAATCTAATCAATCACACAGTGTAATATAAAAACTAGTCACAGAAAAACTAACTACAAGTCGTTTACTACAAGAGCCAAAGAAGGCTAACATAATAAGAGCAATACACAGTAATATAATAGTACAGATATATatgaaatcacaatacactcaggccgagagagagagagagatgggtattAAAAACAAGCAATACTTAAGTATGGAAGAAAAACTGGAGAGAGCAAGCTAAGGCAAAAGTATTGGGACTGGAATATTTTAAGTAAATGCCAGTGGCTGTCGTTAAAGGAATTGTGCAGGCTCCAACAAATTTATTGTTGGGGGAATTGATGATCTTGAAATAGTGGTTTGCATCATAAAAAAATGAAACCTTCATTGGATGAAAAGATTACTCATGCTATTGATCTTAAATATATGTTTTTTCCCATGTTATAGAcctaagggtgccaatacttcggAAACTTTCTGTACATAATGTAATGACTTACACAGCAGCATAGAGTCCTCCACAGCAAGAGTGAATGAAACCTCTTACAACAGTATGAAGAACAAAAGACACCAACTATGACAGCGAAGGAGAGAAAAGTCTATTTACAATTATATCTATTTacaatcagacagacagacagacgttgAAAAATCATAGACAGGTATGCATACAAGTGTGTGTACTACCTGGAGAGGAAGGTTGTCTATCAAGCATGTGACGCCAAACAACACCAGCAAGAAGTTGGTAAAAATAAAAGCTCTAACTGCAttggtgattttctggatttttctgTCTCTCTTGGGTGGCCTGTGGGAAAATATTAATAATGATAGATGATGGAATTAATTAATATGTGCTAATTAGTAAAACTATGGTTAAGTCTGTTGTTCTTTCCACTCTCGACAGCCACCTTTTCTCTCCATCCACCAAGCTATTGTACTCCTCGCACTCTTTCATCTTCCAGTCCATGATGTACCCAATAAGAGGACAGGTCAAGAGACACAGCAGCTGCATAGTGCCGAAGACAGATGAGTAGAAGCTCACTGAGGaaatgcatacaccgcacatcagatATAACATACTACAACATCCAGGAAAAAAAGTCACTTGTTTCTACGGTATATTAAATACATTCATggggaaaaaaatctaaaaattgCCCTCCTTGTTAACTTAATGTTGGATTTTTCTTACCTTGCTCTTCTGCCTCTTTCAGCAACTCTTCTGGAGCTGGCGCAGAAGAATAGGAGAAGATAAAGTTTAGCATGTTAACACACATCTAAAAACACATTGTCTgtttcgggcagcacggtggtgtagtggttagcactgtcgcctcacagcaagaaagttctgggtttgagcccagtggccgacgagggcctttctgtgtggagtttgcatgttctccccatgtctgtgtgggtttcctccgggtgctccggtttcccccacagtccaaagacaggcaggttaggttaattggtggctctaaattgactgtaggtgtgaatgtgagtgtgaatggttgtttgtctctgtgtgtcagctctgtgatgacctgacgacttgtccagggtgtaccccgcctctcgcccgtagtcagctgggacaggcttcagcttgcccgcgaccctgtacaggataagtggtgatggatggatagatgaatggaTATTGTCTGTTTCGCTGAGAATTTTCGATGTTTGAACCCCAGTGATGTCACAACCATTCATGTCTTATATTAGGTGTAAGGCCATGGTCTCATTGGACTGGAAACACTTTAGGGCATTTTGCCTTAACTATTCAGGATGCCAAAATTATTAACACACCTAcagaatatttaaaataaatgccaAAAAAATTCTTGATAAGCATATTATTTTTCATTTGCTCTTAGTGCCCTGGGACTCTGTTTTCAGCTTTAACCgtgtcctgtttccctggggtataaatatgaggtTACACAGATGTTAACCTCTGTCATCCACAACTATGGGAAAAGCCAAAGGACTTTCAACGCAAAAGAAACAAATGGTTGTTGATCTGTACAAACCAAGTCTAAGatgtaaaatataaaaatacatgCACAGTTAAAATACCACAATTAATCCCACAATTAGGGCCATGTCTGCAAAGCAGCTTCACTGTtcatgtgttttaaaaaaaaaaagttagatatCTGACAGGAAACAGACTCATTCACATGCTGTCCACCCATACAGTGAGTAGGATGGTaaaggagagaaaaaaagagccCAAAGATCACAGATTCAAGATTGCAAAGTTTAGTTGATTCTTGTAGTTGTTAAGTCTCAGAATCAACTGTTAAACAGCACTTTCTTAACAAACTGTTTGGAATAACAATTTTTGGCTGGATATTTCATCAGTATAACTCAGTCATATGTGATTCAACCTTTAatttataaccccaattccaaaaaaagttgggatgctgtgtaaactgtagataAAAACAGaccgcgataatttgcaaataatggaaaccctatatttctttgaaaatagtacattgacagcatattaaatgttgaaactgagaaattattgttttttgaaaaatatgcttattttgaatttgactttcaaaaaagttgggacaggggcatgtttaccactgtgttgcatcacttctacttttaacgACACTGTAAACATTTGAGAACTGCAGAGACCAAGTACCATAGTTTTGACAGTGAAATATCCCATTCTTTcctgatacacaatttcagttgatcaacagtttggagtctcctttgtcatactttaggtttcataatgcaccaaatgttttcaatgggagacaggtctggactgcagcaggccagtttagtaccCAGACTCTCTtattacagagccatgcagttttaatacgcaCAGAATGCAGTTTGTCTTTGTCTTATTGAAATAATcaaggccttccttgaaaaagacgtccactggatggcagcatgttgttctaaaacctgtatatatcattcagcattaatggagccttcccagatgtataagctacccatgtcatgtgcactattgcaccctcatatcatcacagatgctggcttttgaactatgcactgataccaagccagatggtccctctcctctttagcccagaggacacggtgtctatgatttcaaaaagaatttaaaatttCAATTCGTCTgctcacaggacagttttccacttcgcctcagtccatcataaatgaacttgagcccagagaaggcagcggtgtttctggatattgtttatatttggttttaacttgcatttgtggatgcagttatgaactgtgttcacagatgatggttttcagaagtatccctgagcccatgcagtgatttccactacagacacgtgtctgcttttaaaaaacaaacaaacaaacaaacaaacaaacaaacaaacaaacaaacaaacaaacaaaaaactaatttggtgaaTTAGCAACAGGTCTTGTtagtgacctgttgccaattaaccaaattattaattttttttagcattacacaacattttcagtattttgttgcccctgtcccaacttttctgaaacatgttgctgacaccaaattcaaaatgagcatatacttttcaaaaaacaataaaacttctcagttccaacatttgatatgttgtctttgtgctattttcaataaaatatagggttttcatgatttgcaaatcttcacattctgtatttttatttatgttttacagtgtcccaacttttttggaattgaggttgtacaaATTAGTCACCTAATCGAATAGCGCTCTATGGGATGCTCACCATTGGGGTCACCGTGTGTAACCAAGAACTCCAGCATCTTATTCATGGCTCCCATATAAAATATGATGCGGAGCTGGGTCATCGGCATGGTGACCAAACTCCATAAGAAGATGGCAGAACACACAGAGCGGCGAAATGGCTGAGTACCTAAAAGCACACAGAGACTGTATGAAAAACTGTATGCTTTTCTATGTTTGtagacgtgtgtgtgcatgtaaacacTATGATTGCATGTGAATGTGGAACTCTCACTGTGGCACTGTGCAGCTGCTCCATTGCTGTGTTTATATTCATCCAAAACCTGTTTTTTAGTCATTTCCTGCCCTTCAGTGATTACAAGACTGTAGCAGCGATCCCCTGTCACCTTATGATCCATTGTTGTACCACTTAGCTTTATTTTTTTACTGTATGAGGAAAGCAAAGAGGCATAGGTGAGAGATATTTCTCTTATCAGAACTTCACTAGGAAATTACAAAGTATAAACAAATGTACAAATTATTGTACATCTATTCTGTAGTATTCAGTTACCACGAGCATTTAGACACACTTTAAGAAAAAAATCATCAAACGTGGAACCTTTAAGGCTTCATCAGTAAGAAGAACCCTTTTAAGTTCTATGCAGAATTGTATAAGAGAGTTTTTCCTTAACAGAAATGGAACCCAGTAGAACCTTTTAGGAAGTTAAGAACCTTTGACTATACAAAGCCCCTTTTCTAATACCGAATTGTTCAGTCATTTTGCTTTGTGTCTTTTTGTGTCAGTGTTTACAAAGACATACACAATATACAATCACTGgctactttattaagaacacccatacacctgctgttttatgccgttatctaatcagccaatcccttgacagcagcacaatacagaAAATCAaggagatacaaatcaagagcttcaattaatgttcacttcaaacagattggggaaaattgtgatctctgtgggtgttggtgccagatggactgatttgagcatttcagaaactgctaatctcttgaggttttcacacaacagtctctagagtttacacagaatggtgcgaaaaacaaaaaacactgagtgagtgacagttctgtgggtggaaaccccttgttgataagagagttcAGAGGGAAATTACCAGATTGGTttcagctgccaggaaggatatcacaactcatataatcactctttacaaccgtggtgagctgaaaagcatctcagcaagtaactttaaccacaaaatggttgttatcttggagcagctttcagctttgcaaggaatacgttttttggagatcaatttgaatagaatggacagaatggacagatatggacgagcggtgtggacgtgcaaagactgcatctggaaagaccaaacaattcatatcttatcgacattcggcgccctgagacagcaccggccttggttcaggccgttgctgaggcaacatttccccctgaaggtcactgccaggagacactctcgcattccttctctaactctccgcggtcggcatttttacccccagtatgACCAGTGAGTGCGTGACCagtgccttcatggctgcaggagcagacggctgcttgcttgcgctggattacctcctcccctccctcctgagtcccccctcaagtcccgtgtttaaagtgtacttgtgttgttgtgtgcttatgtgcaaaggtttttaaatgttcccacactgtactcctgacaggagcatagtggggggtgttcttttttttccttatctctcctcatgttgtgtttcctttttatctttatccctgtcttcctgtcctgtctaccctatgtcaattgtatgttgtatatgtatggacaggttgtcagctaatttcgctggtacatgtgactagtgacaataaagggcatcatcatcatcaacagcagaagactacattgggttccactcctgccaggcaagaacaggaatcttagaatcaagaacaagttcctgttaaagtggccagtgagtgtatattgtttgtgttacaagaTAAATGTGCTGAATAGAATACTGACGTGTAACTGATCTCCTCAGGGGCGGGAAAAGGCTCCATGGGCCAATTAAGTAAGCAGTTGAGGAAGATGAGGCACGCGAAGCCTGCCCACACCAAGAAGATCAACTGGAAAGACACCCCTAGATCATAGATTAGCTAAAGAAAGGAACAAAAGAAAGcattaaaaatgtttgtatggGGAATGGATGAACTTCTTGAGCTAATTCTTTGAATATACGCTTGGACACTACATTCATTACTACAGCAATGGACCgcaaacgcctgcagagggtggtgaagactgctgagaggatcaccaaaactccactgccctctctgcagagcatctaccaccgcagagtccacaggagagctgcctccatcctcaaagaccccacccacccccagcacggactgttcacactcctacccttaggccggaggtacagaagtgtcaaaagtaagactgtcagactaaagaactctttctttcccaccaccatcagactcctgaacagctgacaggagtctagaaCCATGGActgcctccctgtaaactgtccttgactgtttacatttgtttgcacattactgccctttttgctgctgttccttgactgtttacattgtttgcacatatttgcacattactgccattttgctgctgtttccttgactggttacactgtttgcacatttgcgcattactgcccttctgctgctacgtccaatcattgccttatttttgtaatatTCTATATTACCCTACCTATTCTGCACTACATTTCCCTATTTTGTACTACACTCggtggtgttgtttttgttgcttttgcttttctttgcttttatttttgcactatactgcctttactttgtattacttcttctgcctatttatttatttgtaattggcattcatggtggacagcaaactaagaatttcattgtgcaagtggacatgtccttactgtgcatatgacaaacactttgaacttgaacttttgAACTTTCATTTTGTATACAACTGATGAGAGTTTAGTTTAGTACCAAAACTTTTAATGTTTCCAAACCTAGACAGAATATCCATGCTTGCAATAAGGCCACCAACCTGACAGAGGGTGACGTCACTAGAATATTAACTTACAGTATACACCTGTAACTCATTGACTTGCATGGCAGCCTTGAAAAAACAGAGTTTGTGCTACATATGTTTAAAAATATTATTTCTGAAATGTTTATATTTTGCATATCATTCTTGACTAAAATGATTACCATGTGCGCTTACATCAGTGTTGAAATAATCACTGATTAAATCTGTGAATTTCATTCTGTTGGCGAAATTTCCATTTTATTTAAAGCATTCAAATATAACAATTTTGTTTGCTGCCATGTCTACAGTGTACGCAACGGGACATGTGCATTGCAGAtaatttgacagctggtatttagACCGTTGACAAACTTAATCTATTTGGTTTATGTACCTTTCACTATGACACATAGCCAAAAACTTGATCAAAGCATAACATTCACTGTGTGAGGAAAACATACGGTACTTAGCTACTGTTGCAATTAATACATCTTTAGGCAAATTAATAATTTGCCTACACATGTTATAAAGTCTTGCCAAATTGATTCTGTTTGATTGTAGTGTCCCTCATCATCTGTTGACTAAATCTTATCTCCCTTGACATGCTGTTTGGATTGTGATTTGGATTTGTCAGCCTGAAATAAACTTCTCCACATGGACCCACAATACCCTTTTTCAGTGTGTTGTGTTATATTAGTCTAGTACTGTGCTATCTATGGCGAAAAGAACTGGGTTCAGTGGAGGTCCAGAACAAATATTTTACATTAAGTTTGAAACAAAATTTGTCCAGCTCTAAAAACTTGTCAGTCTTCACAGCTTTCCTCTAGGTTCCTGTCCATACTTCATTTGGCAACCAAGGCATTAAGGggtaagtaccttggcatccactACAAAATGTTTACGTGCAATTAAGTtatccatccaaccattatctctagccgcttatcctgttctccagggtcgcaggcaagctggagcctatcccagctgactatgggcaagaggcggggtacaccctggacaagtagccaggtcatcacagggctggtagagacaaacaaccattcgtgcAATGAAGTTGCAGTGCCTTAATTATATTTGATTAGCCTTTTAATTTTGCCCATTTAAGGAGAAGGATGATGTGTAGGTTAGTATTTTGTGTCCTACCTTGACTCCTGGGAAGGTAACTGCAGAAGAAGCATAGGAACCAATCATGAGAGAAAGAATGGTGGAACGTATATTTCCAAACATGTTGGGGAGCTGAGGATACAACATATTAATTTACATACATTCATCTGGCACATGGTTTATAAGTGAGCAGTTGGGGTTCAACAAATACTCAACctaatctctctctctaccaCATGTGTATAATATTATatctggacatgagtgttttactgggaaatacaccactcacattattcatacgaactacatcctggacatggagaaccaaaactgtgacataaatctctatgtgtcacttgtgatgaaatcaatgaattgttttgataaatttgggtactttttgtttgtgaatgtgtctatacaataaaaacatcacacgttggcttgaagatatgaagtttatctgctcgtgttgaaaaacttgcatttttcatataaaatacatcgcagatctgagtgacatatttctcgatatttcactctgatgatgtcactcccagtgttttcccactaactggacaaaagaacattacacagtggtgcaaatat
This window contains:
- the slc43a1b gene encoding solute carrier family 43 member 1b encodes the protein MAPSLSQAYRRRWWMALTAIVENLLCSAVLLGWGSLLIMLKAEGFYSHLCIENETEHHVNRSLEESSLWLSCIEQEEILNLGFTIGSFIISAATLPLGILMDKYGPRPLRLLGSSCFAFSMILIVVAAYDPSFLSPLIFLAVSFNGFGGICLTFTSFTLPNMFGNIRSTILSLMIGSYASSAVTFPGVKLIYDLGVSFQLIFLVWAGFACLIFLNCLLNWPMEPFPAPEEISYTKKIKLSGTTMDHKVTGDRCYSLVITEGQEMTKKQVLDEYKHSNGAAAQCHSTQPFRRSVCSAIFLWSLVTMPMTQLRIIFYMGAMNKMLEFLVTHGDPNAPEELLKEAEEQVSFYSSVFGTMQLLCLLTCPLIGYIMDWKMKECEEYNSLVDGEKRPPKRDRKIQKITNAVRAFIFTNFLLVLFGVTCLIDNLPLQLVSFVLHTVVRGFIHSCCGGLYAAVYPSNHFGTLTGLQSLISALFALLQQPMFVCMLGPLKGDPYWINFALLVFSVVGFLLPGYLLYHRRQLLKQKKGRDQAATGQSAVVLNHQE